One segment of Lytechinus variegatus isolate NC3 chromosome 13, Lvar_3.0, whole genome shotgun sequence DNA contains the following:
- the LOC121426745 gene encoding uncharacterized protein LOC121426745 encodes MGSKSSKISDAGPTKSDTAIAVAKDHQVVKRDRQSKVPSSKRRSKPQGKSKKAGFVVINEHGRRVSTSRSQKRRRTLEPLSYSGQVALKDLRNKVEQKSKSKDKKSLRKRKNEDDDDDDDDNKSGSEHRCHDGDEDSINLIQYDHFEYPFENIVFEGGGNKGLAYAGAIRELERIGVWKNIRRFAGASAGAMWAALLAVGYNSTEVQEFLSMNLKEYFLDATCGSCSLIPNLLRHFGWHPARRLFEWFGDRLADMTGDADITFRQLYTRTGKELCIVVTNLSQMSAEYCHVKTTPNLPIRTALRMSIAIPGLFGAVHSKRHNSYDVYVDGGVLCNFPVHCFDGWWLSLNPEDSMLRRLQPLEDIGRLWDRKERFGSTNPRTIGMLLYSSDEQDVMVDKLAKRETTMPPQPLPPTKLARLRKKIKKKREEQTREHARVTTAMSGFMKLLSESDINENSVISRSELKDAFFMNPPYFNAKHREDLFGDDLTVDEIFNRMDHNNDDEITFDELQAFAEERGVGIQASFQGYARKDITGFSDFLGTLQETLLVNVKRIFVTEEDVNRTLGIDTVYVDTTDFELEPKDRDFLVQQGVRGVQAFLRDYVRRNDPPLRPSLQGPNDTQSTVMFDDLHR; translated from the exons ATGGGTTCTAAATCGTCGAAAATTTCCGATGCCGGTCCGACAAAATCCGATACTGCTATTGCGGTAGCCAAAGACCACCAGGTGGTCAAACGTGACAGGCAAAGCAAGGTACCATCTTCGAAAAGGAGATCGAAGCCGCAAGGCAAATCAAAGAAGGCAGGTTTCGTCGTGATCAATGAGCACGGCCGACGGGTGTCGACCTCGAGATCGCAGAAACGGAGGAGGACGTTGGAGCCGCTTAGCTACAGCGGACAGGTGGCTCTGAAAGACCTGCGCAACAAAGTCGAACAGAAGTCAAAGTCAAAAGATAAGAAATCactgagaaagagaaagaacgaggacgatgatgatgacgacgatgacaaTAAATCCGGGTCCGAACATCGGTGCCATGACGGCGATGAAGACTCGATTAATCTTATACAGTACGACCACTTTGAGTACCCTTTTGAGAATATTGTCTTCGAAGGAGGGGGTAATAAGGGTTTGGCATACGCTGGAGCAATAAGg GAATTGGAACGGATAGGGGTATGGAAGAACATTCGTCGCTTTGCCGGAGCAAGTGCTGGTGCCATGTGGGCAGCACTCCTGGCTGTCGGTTACAACTCAACAGAGGTTCAAGAATTCCTCAGTATGAACCTTAAAGAATACTTTCTTG ACGCAACATGTGGTTCGTGTAGCCTGATCCCCAACCTCCTGCGCCATTTTGGATGGCATCCTGCACGCCGTCTGTTCGAGTGGTTCGGCGACCGCCTCGCAGACATGACCGGTGATGCCGATATCACGTTTAGGCAGCTGTACACGCGAACGGGAAAGGAACTCTGCATCGTGGTCACCAATCTTAGTCAGATGAGCGCAGAGTATTGCCACGTCAAGACCACGCCCAATTTGCCCATCAGGACGGCACTGCGCATGTCCATTGCCATTCCAG GTTTATTTGGAGCCGTTCACAGCAAAAGGCATAACAGTTATGACGTATACGTTGATGGAGGCGTCTTGTGCAATTTTCCTGTTCATTGTTTTGATG GGTGGTGGTTATCGCTGAATCCGGAAGACAGCATGCTTCGACGTCTTCAGCCATTGGAAGACATCGGAAGACTATGGGACAGGAAGGAGAGGTTTGGATCCACCAATCCTCGCACGATTGGTATGTTATTg TATTCTAGCGACGAACAAGACGTGATGGTCGATAAACTAGCCAAACGAGAAACGACGATGCCACCACAACCACTCCCTCCAACAAAACTGGCGAG ATTGcggaagaagataaaaaagaaacgTGAAGAGCAGACGAGAGAGCATGCCCGAGTAACTACTGCTATGTCGGGATTCATGAAACTGCTTAGTGAGAGCGACATCAATGAGAATAGTGTGATCAGTAGGAGTGAACTCAAAGATGCTTTCTTTATG AACCCACCATACTTTAATGCAAAGCATCGTGAAGATCTATTTGGTGACGATCTAACGGTAGATGAGATATTCAACCGAATGGAccataacaatgatgatgag ATTACGTTTGATGAACTACAGGCATTCGCCGAGGAGCGAGGGGTGGGCATACAAGCTAGCTTCCAGGGGTATGCTCGCAAGGATATCACCGGTTTTTCCGACTTCCTTGGGACGCTTCAAGAGACATTGCTGGTCAATGTGAAGAGGATATTTGTTACG GAAGAGGATGTCAACCGCACGTTAGGTATCGATACTGTGTATGTCGATACTACAGACTTCGAACTCGAGCCCAAAGATAGGGACTTTCTCGTCCAG CAAGGAGTACGTGGCGTCCAAGCGTTTTTACGGGACTACGTCAGGCGGAACGATCCTCCTCTTAGGCCCAGCTTACAAGGACCCAACGACACACAGAGTACAGTCATGTTCGATGATCTTCATAGATAA